The following proteins are co-located in the [Pasteurella] mairii genome:
- the rnfA gene encoding electron transport complex protein RnfA yields MRFDGAVMTDYILLIISTALINNFVLVKFLGLCPFLGVSKKIESAMGMGGATMFVLTVASLCAYLVDHYMLTPLNANFLRTLVFILVIAVVVQFTEMVINKASPTLYRLLGIFLPLITTNCAVLGVALLNINLAHNLTQSVIYGFSVSLGFALVLVLFAALRERLAAADVPRAFQGPSIALITAGLMSLAFMGFTGLVKI; encoded by the coding sequence TTGAGGTTTGATGGGGCGGTTATGACAGATTATATCTTATTAATTATCAGCACGGCATTGATAAATAATTTTGTGTTGGTCAAATTTTTAGGGCTTTGCCCGTTTTTGGGGGTTTCCAAGAAAATCGAAAGCGCGATGGGGATGGGGGGGGCGACAATGTTTGTGTTAACCGTGGCATCGCTTTGCGCTTATTTGGTGGATCATTATATGTTGACCCCGCTTAATGCCAATTTTTTACGAACTCTTGTCTTTATTCTCGTGATTGCCGTGGTGGTGCAGTTTACGGAAATGGTGATCAACAAAGCTAGCCCGACGCTATATCGTCTGTTAGGCATTTTTTTACCGCTGATTACCACTAACTGCGCGGTTCTCGGCGTGGCGCTATTAAATATCAATTTGGCACATAATCTAACACAATCCGTGATTTATGGTTTTTCGGTATCCTTAGGTTTTGCTTTAGTTTTAGTCTTATTTGCAGCGTTGCGCGAACGTTTGGCGGCAGCGGATGTGCCGAGAGCTTTTCAAGGACCTTCTATCGCTTTGATTACCGCAGGTTTAATGTCCCTAGCATTTATGGGCTTTACCGGATTGGTGAAAATATAA
- the hsf2_8 gene encoding autotransporter adhesin, producing MNKIYRVVFNHATQTWTAVAEFARAKGKSATVDQSTAAKTVVSGGGGNRFYAKIINPIVVIRLIFAESSSGVYSKPTRLLS from the coding sequence ATGAATAAAATTTATCGCGTCGTTTTTAATCACGCAACACAGACCTGGACCGCGGTAGCAGAATTTGCTCGCGCCAAAGGCAAATCCGCTACCGTCGACCAATCTACCGCGGCAAAAACCGTCGTCAGCGGGGGGGGGGGGAATCGGTTTTACGCCAAAATTATTAACCCTATTGTTGTTATCCGGCTTATCTTTGCAGAGTCAAGCAGCGGGGTTTATTCAAAACCAACCCGTCTACTCAGTTAA
- the argR gene encoding arginine repressor, producing MTSEKPDNLIKAFKELLAQERFGSQSEIVSALQEQGFNHINQSKVSRMLTKFGAVRTRNTRMEMVYCLPNELSVPNTSSPLKNLVLDVDFNDYLIVIKTSPGAAQLIARLLDSVGKADGILGTIAGDDTIFVTPTLNTNIRDLMANIQQLFENSL from the coding sequence ATGACAAGTGAAAAACCGGATAATTTGATAAAAGCGTTCAAAGAATTACTTGCCCAAGAGCGTTTTGGCTCGCAAAGTGAAATTGTCAGTGCCTTGCAAGAACAAGGATTTAACCATATTAATCAATCTAAAGTATCGCGTATGTTAACCAAATTCGGCGCAGTGCGTACGCGTAATACCCGAATGGAAATGGTATATTGCTTACCGAATGAATTAAGCGTGCCAAATACCAGCAGCCCGTTAAAAAACTTGGTGTTGGATGTGGATTTTAACGATTATCTAATCGTGATCAAAACCAGCCCGGGCGCAGCACAATTAATCGCTCGCTTGCTGGATTCAGTAGGGAAGGCTGACGGAATTTTAGGTACCATTGCCGGCGATGATACGATTTTTGTCACCCCGACGTTGAATACCAATATCCGCGATTTGATGGCAAATATTCAGCAATTATTTGAAAATTCGCTATAA
- a CDS encoding NAD-dependent epimerase/dehydratase family protein, whose product MNIFITGATGLIGSSLVSRLVELKHNVTALSRHPEQARTKLPAQVNLVASLNHYASFDEFDAVINLAGEPIFDLRWNAQQKQRLVQSRINLTQKLTALINQSQQPPHTFLSGSASGFYGDHGESEITEQTCHGNGFAAQLCQQWEQAALSAKTRVCVLRTGILLAREGGALAKMLPLYRLGLGGKLGNGTQYWGWIALQDMVAAILFLLQQPQCRGPFNFVSPFPVRNAEFNRTLGLLLKRPYFATVPAWGLKWVLGERVGLLLESQRLIPEKLLNAGFTFRYPQLSQALSSILKR is encoded by the coding sequence ATGAACATTTTTATCACTGGCGCAACCGGTTTAATCGGCAGTTCATTGGTTTCTCGTTTAGTGGAATTAAAGCATAATGTAACCGCACTTTCACGCCATCCGGAGCAAGCCCGCACAAAATTACCCGCGCAAGTAAATCTGGTTGCTTCACTGAATCATTATGCCTCTTTTGATGAATTTGATGCGGTGATCAATTTGGCGGGCGAACCGATTTTTGACCTCAGATGGAATGCGCAACAAAAACAAAGATTAGTACAAAGTCGAATCAATTTAACGCAAAAATTGACCGCACTTATTAATCAAAGTCAACAGCCACCACACACCTTTCTCTCTGGATCTGCCAGCGGATTTTATGGCGATCATGGTGAATCTGAAATTACCGAACAAACTTGCCACGGAAACGGATTTGCCGCGCAATTATGCCAACAATGGGAACAAGCCGCATTGTCGGCAAAAACGCGAGTTTGTGTCTTGCGGACCGGAATTCTGTTGGCACGAGAGGGCGGTGCTTTGGCGAAAATGTTGCCACTTTATCGTTTAGGCTTGGGAGGAAAATTAGGTAATGGGACGCAATATTGGGGTTGGATCGCATTACAAGATATGGTCGCGGCGATTCTTTTTTTGCTGCAACAACCGCAATGCCGAGGTCCTTTTAATTTCGTGTCGCCATTTCCGGTGCGAAATGCTGAATTTAACCGCACTCTCGGATTGCTGTTAAAACGACCGTACTTTGCCACCGTGCCGGCATGGGGATTAAAATGGGTGTTAGGTGAGCGGGTAGGCTTGTTGTTGGAAAGCCAACGCTTGATACCGGAAAAATTGCTCAACGCTGGGTTTACTTTTCGCTATCCTCAACTTAGTCAAGCACTTTCCAGCATACTAAAACGTTAA
- the rnfB gene encoding electron transport complex protein RnfB, whose product MTTIYYVLITITILALIFGLILGIASIKLKVEADPIVEKIDALLPQSQCGQCGYPGCKPYAAAIANGDVITKCVPGGQPLVVKIADLLGVEVPATDFAEDPAPKVAFIDENMCIGCTKCIQACPVDAIIGTNKSMHTIIADLCTGCELCVAPCPTDCISMINVEKNIDTWDWQFDPNLVIPVVDVTSTEKKLVIGK is encoded by the coding sequence ATGACAACAATTTATTATGTGCTGATAACAATCACCATATTAGCATTGATTTTCGGTTTAATTTTAGGTATCGCGTCCATCAAATTGAAAGTGGAAGCGGATCCTATTGTGGAAAAAATTGATGCCTTGTTGCCACAAAGTCAATGTGGGCAATGTGGCTATCCGGGATGCAAACCTTATGCGGCAGCTATTGCCAATGGTGATGTAATTACAAAATGTGTACCGGGCGGTCAACCCTTGGTGGTGAAAATTGCTGATTTATTGGGGGTGGAGGTGCCGGCGACGGATTTTGCCGAAGATCCTGCCCCTAAAGTCGCTTTTATTGATGAAAATATGTGCATTGGGTGTACTAAATGTATTCAAGCCTGTCCGGTGGATGCGATTATTGGTACGAATAAATCCATGCACACCATTATTGCTGATTTATGTACCGGTTGTGAACTTTGCGTGGCGCCTTGCCCGACGGATTGTATTTCCATGATTAACGTTGAGAAAAATATTGATACTTGGGATTGGCAATTTGATCCAAATTTGGTCATTCCTGTGGTCGATGTGACCTCGACGGAGAAAAAATTGGTGATTGGAAAGTAA
- the hsf2_9 gene encoding autotransporter adhesin produces MQSQAAGFIQNQPVYSVKEAETPQNPQGTLEAINVGVPESPNTSTGGKNKVTGKNDLYAKGMSGTQVGNQKVVVSGYGGTAYGSQATATGQGSTAVGAAARALKSSSVALGQSAYANGDWSTAIGRQATTTEANTIAVGTASSAVAKSAISVGLSARAEGERAIAIGAKDATGNRYDPNTNTQAFGADSIALGTKARTNAAAKDGIAIGHDTQVEAEKGIAVGTNTLVNGAGSGAFGSTLQTNPQQKNTVEGQGSFSIGNNNHVNTNDTVVLGSNITQTHNNSVFLGNGAAYVANGDSTAGDQAYTSSSLVLDQAHQDKTISFNNYAGNAKPTGVVSIGSKGQERRIQNLAAGKVDATSTDAINGSQLYSTNKVLGNAAKSIATHLGGNSSVNTDGSLTAPTYNLVKGKPSENQTQNYTNVGEALKALSYGLNQSLTFQGNEGGNITKKLGDTLTIKGGATTKGTFSGRNTKVVVSGDNSKTLEVQIADNPEFTSITTTNGATFGGKVTVNDGIDVKTGDINLNNQGKITGLKAGEQGTDAVNKKQLDDVDTKAQNAQKAATEAQQDATEAGRKAKDATTTAEQAKQQANDALQKANDADTKADVAKKDAGEAKQVADEAKNTAQNATKTANTAKDTANNALAETQKGTKYQGDDNSAVSRALGQALNIKGGAATDKLSDNNIGVVKGQDDSTLNVKLAKDIQGLDSVTTGTLTATGAITQGTNTKQIVIKDGKITGLSETPTANSDAANKKYVDDQNNMQNKGLKELLGGKAQVAGNKVTAQDIGGTGKTTISEAIEAVRTTANSSASQFKGDNNTVTVQPQNGVLNVKGGVTDTNKLSANNIGVIGDDHGTLTVKLAKELSDLDKVTVGTDPNKIELDGKTGDVSANNITAKEKVSAKDIEATNSLQTKTLTTTGEATFGGELKANGGLSVKEKTKVDMGGNVVKNIGDAVDQTDAVNKKQLDGVKTALETQLANKATEITNTLTDKGTKYQGDDNQEVSRHLGETLNIKGGVAKNKLTNENNIGVIKGDGENTLNVKLAKDLTGLDSVTVNKTITVGNGDNEIKLNGENGEVTAKNLKAREEVSAKNVTATETVKGKNVEATEKVKTKDLEATGNATVGGNLDVKGKTTLAETEVQGDLTTIGNTTLGGKGKTVKFAEGSTVDMGKNKLTNLAEGTQEGDATTKGQMDKAIEAAKKDLTTKGLKFTGDSGGEVSKSLGDTLSITGGINDANNLVDNNIGVVKDGEGLKVKLAKNLQNLEAVNTKDLNATNQVKVGDPNTNPTVISGDKITVGGQAADPVIIDGKNRQITGLKDNLTAAKPGQTQNLEQVINATNPTGTGQTSNAATVNDLNRLADAAKNSIKAASDALETTLTDKGLKFAGNKGNVSRKLGETLTIKGTLDDQTPASSKNIRTEAKEDGTIEILMADKPKFTDLETDTLKVKGDAEIGGNQTIGGNQTVKGDQTVEGDHTVEGDSYVQGNQTVDGDSDILGNQRIGGDQMIKGNSYIEGNQEIDGDQKVKGDQTVEGDQNIKGNQHVEGNQEVDGNSHIKGDQAVDGNLNVKGNADIQGSQHVGGDQQVDGNSHIKGDQAVDGNLNVKGNADIQGSQHVGGDQQVDGNSHIKGSQAVDGNLNVKGNADIQGSQRVGGDQQVDGDQTVKGDQTVEGDSYVQGNQTVDGNSDILGNQRIGGDQTVDGNSYIKGDQEIDGDQTVAGDVLVQGDHTVEGDSYVQGNQTVDGDSDILSNQRIGGDQTVDGDSDILGNQRIGGDQTVDGNSYIKGDQEVDGNSHIKGDQAVDGNLNVKGNADIQGSQHVGGDQQVDGDQNIKGNQHVEGNQEVDGNSHIKGSQAVDGNLNVKGNADIQGSQRVGGDQQVDGDQTVKGNQEVDGNSHIKGDQAVDGNLNVKGNADIQGSQRVGGDQQVDGDQTVKGDQTVEGDVLVQGDQTVEGDSYVQGNQTVDGESDILGNQRIGGDQTVDGNSYIKGDQEIDGNQTVKKDLTVEGNTTLGGEGKSFTVKNGTTINMGGNKVSGVADGDISPTSQDAVNGSQVYILTKGEKVVDGPNGLGVEVDGKAYNLTTYDKNGKADHSNSVITAIHKMNNDGIKYFHANGNDAVAGERDPNSEDSRATGARAVGVGYQSDATGTDSVAIGSRNVAAGDNSGAIGTTNEVKGNNSYAVGQDNKVDTDNTYVLGGAVRDTLANSVFLGDQTGYIAPSERSYGNTAGTTGQVIGGRHYAYAGGGVKEVAGVVSVGNGTQTRRIQGVAPGLIGPQSTDAINGSQLYSTISGFNNSLADVNRRMNDLDHDLRSGIAGAVAMATLVQAYNPGDSLLAVGGGTYRGASALALGYSKVSDNGKIIFKVSGSVNNAGHYMGGASIGYKF; encoded by the coding sequence TTGCAGAGTCAAGCAGCGGGGTTTATTCAAAACCAACCCGTCTACTCAGTTAAAGAGGCAGAAACACCACAGAATCCACAGGGGACATTAGAGGCTATCAATGTTGGCGTTCCGGAAAGTCCTAATACGAGTACAGGCGGAAAAAACAAAGTAACCGGGAAAAATGACCTATATGCTAAAGGTATGTCAGGTACGCAAGTCGGAAATCAGAAGGTAGTAGTGAGTGGTTATGGTGGTACCGCCTATGGTTCACAAGCCACCGCGACAGGACAAGGTTCAACAGCGGTTGGTGCAGCCGCCCGAGCCTTAAAGTCTTCTAGCGTTGCCTTAGGACAGTCCGCCTACGCCAACGGCGACTGGTCAACGGCGATCGGTCGCCAAGCCACCACCACAGAGGCGAATACCATCGCGGTGGGTACCGCCTCATCAGCGGTAGCAAAATCAGCCATCAGCGTCGGTCTGTCAGCACGCGCAGAGGGGGAACGCGCGATCGCTATCGGTGCAAAAGACGCTACTGGTAACCGTTATGATCCTAACACTAATACTCAAGCATTTGGCGCGGACAGTATCGCCCTAGGTACCAAAGCTCGCACCAATGCAGCAGCAAAAGACGGTATCGCCATTGGTCATGACACACAGGTTGAAGCGGAAAAAGGCATCGCCGTCGGCACCAACACTCTAGTCAATGGCGCCGGTTCCGGAGCATTTGGCAGCACGTTGCAAACCAATCCGCAGCAAAAAAATACCGTAGAAGGACAGGGGTCTTTCAGTATCGGTAATAATAACCATGTAAATACAAACGACACGGTAGTATTAGGAAGCAATATCACTCAAACACATAATAATTCCGTATTCTTAGGCAACGGCGCGGCTTATGTTGCAAATGGCGATAGCACGGCAGGCGACCAAGCCTATACGAGTAGCAGCTTAGTATTAGACCAAGCACATCAAGATAAAACCATCAGTTTTAATAACTATGCAGGCAATGCTAAACCGACAGGCGTCGTCTCCATTGGTAGCAAAGGTCAAGAACGCCGTATTCAAAACCTTGCGGCAGGTAAGGTCGATGCAACCTCCACAGACGCTATCAACGGCAGCCAACTTTACAGCACCAACAAAGTGCTTGGCAACGCTGCCAAAAGCATCGCTACCCATTTAGGCGGCAACAGTTCAGTTAACACTGACGGCTCTTTAACTGCACCGACTTATAACTTAGTCAAAGGCAAACCATCAGAAAATCAAACCCAAAACTATACCAACGTTGGTGAGGCGTTAAAAGCATTAAGTTACGGATTAAACCAGTCACTCACATTCCAAGGTAATGAGGGTGGTAATATTACCAAAAAACTCGGCGATACGCTGACCATTAAAGGCGGGGCAACTACAAAAGGAACGTTCTCCGGCAGAAATACCAAAGTGGTAGTAAGCGGTGATAATAGTAAAACATTGGAAGTACAGATTGCTGACAATCCTGAATTTACCTCCATCACAACCACCAATGGCGCGACTTTCGGCGGTAAGGTAACTGTGAATGATGGTATTGATGTTAAGACTGGTGACATTAACCTGAATAATCAAGGCAAGATCACGGGCTTAAAAGCTGGTGAACAAGGTACCGATGCGGTCAATAAAAAGCAATTAGACGACGTTGATACCAAAGCGCAAAACGCTCAAAAAGCTGCAACAGAAGCGCAGCAAGATGCCACTGAAGCAGGAAGAAAAGCGAAAGATGCAACAACGACGGCAGAACAGGCGAAGCAACAAGCTAATGATGCATTGCAAAAAGCCAATGACGCCGATACGAAAGCGGATGTGGCGAAAAAAGACGCGGGTGAGGCTAAACAAGTGGCAGACGAGGCGAAAAATACTGCACAAAACGCCACCAAGACTGCCAATACCGCAAAAGATACGGCAAATAATGCCTTAGCCGAAACGCAAAAAGGCACCAAGTACCAAGGCGACGACAATTCGGCAGTAAGCCGTGCGCTGGGTCAAGCGTTGAATATTAAAGGTGGTGCTGCCACAGATAAATTAAGCGACAACAACATCGGCGTGGTCAAAGGTCAAGATGATAGCACGCTGAATGTTAAATTAGCCAAAGATATTCAAGGCTTAGATAGCGTAACCACAGGTACACTGACAGCAACCGGTGCAATCACCCAAGGCACGAATACCAAACAAATCGTGATCAAGGATGGCAAAATCACTGGTTTATCCGAAACGCCAACCGCTAACAGCGACGCTGCCAATAAAAAATACGTCGATGATCAAAATAACATGCAAAACAAGGGCTTAAAAGAGCTTCTCGGCGGAAAGGCGCAAGTTGCCGGCAACAAGGTCACCGCACAAGATATTGGCGGTACCGGTAAAACAACGATCAGCGAGGCAATTGAAGCAGTGCGAACCACGGCAAATAGCTCCGCGAGCCAATTTAAAGGCGATAACAATACAGTAACCGTACAACCACAAAACGGCGTCTTAAATGTGAAAGGTGGTGTTACTGACACAAATAAATTAAGCGCGAATAACATCGGTGTGATTGGCGATGATCATGGAACATTAACCGTTAAACTTGCCAAAGAGCTGAGTGACTTGGATAAAGTGACCGTAGGCACCGATCCGAACAAAATTGAGCTAGATGGCAAAACCGGTGACGTTTCGGCAAACAATATCACTGCGAAAGAGAAAGTCTCAGCGAAAGATATTGAAGCGACCAATAGCCTCCAAACCAAGACCTTAACGACGACTGGCGAAGCGACCTTTGGAGGTGAATTAAAAGCCAATGGCGGATTAAGCGTTAAAGAAAAGACCAAAGTAGATATGGGCGGTAATGTCGTCAAAAATATCGGCGATGCGGTTGACCAAACTGACGCAGTTAATAAAAAACAACTTGATGGCGTAAAAACCGCTTTAGAAACGCAGTTGGCGAATAAGGCCACAGAAATTACCAATACCCTAACCGATAAAGGCACCAAATACCAAGGTGATGACAATCAAGAAGTCAGCCGTCATCTTGGTGAAACGCTGAATATTAAAGGCGGTGTTGCTAAAAATAAATTAACCAATGAAAATAATATTGGTGTTATTAAAGGCGATGGAGAAAACACGCTTAATGTTAAATTGGCTAAAGATCTGACAGGCTTAGACAGCGTAACCGTTAATAAAACCATTACGGTCGGTAACGGCGATAATGAAATTAAGCTAAATGGTGAAAATGGCGAAGTAACCGCTAAGAACCTAAAAGCCCGTGAGGAAGTTTCTGCTAAAAATGTGACGGCGACAGAAACCGTTAAGGGCAAAAACGTCGAAGCGACCGAAAAAGTCAAAACCAAAGACTTGGAAGCGACCGGCAACGCAACCGTGGGCGGAAATCTAGATGTCAAAGGCAAAACCACGTTAGCTGAAACGGAAGTTCAAGGCGATTTAACCACAATAGGTAATACTACCTTAGGCGGCAAGGGCAAAACCGTTAAATTTGCTGAAGGTTCCACCGTCGATATGGGTAAAAATAAGCTAACTAACCTTGCTGAAGGTACTCAGGAAGGTGACGCCACTACTAAAGGACAGATGGACAAGGCGATCGAGGCGGCGAAAAAAGACCTAACCACTAAAGGCTTAAAATTTACTGGCGATAGCGGTGGTGAAGTAAGCAAATCGTTGGGCGATACATTAAGTATCACCGGTGGAATAAATGATGCTAATAATTTAGTGGATAACAACATCGGCGTGGTAAAAGATGGTGAAGGACTAAAAGTCAAATTAGCGAAAAATCTACAAAATTTAGAGGCAGTTAACACTAAGGATCTAAATGCAACCAACCAAGTTAAAGTCGGCGATCCTAACACTAATCCAACCGTAATCAGTGGCGATAAAATCACAGTGGGAGGACAAGCAGCTGATCCCGTAATAATTGATGGCAAAAATCGTCAAATTACCGGATTAAAAGACAACCTTACTGCTGCAAAACCGGGTCAAACCCAAAACTTGGAGCAAGTTATTAATGCGACCAACCCTACAGGGACAGGACAGACCTCTAATGCAGCAACAGTGAATGATCTTAACAGATTGGCTGATGCGGCAAAAAATAGCATTAAAGCCGCAAGCGATGCCTTAGAGACAACCTTGACGGATAAAGGTCTGAAGTTTGCAGGTAATAAAGGCAATGTCAGTCGCAAACTGGGCGAAACCTTAACAATTAAAGGTACTTTGGATGACCAGACCCCAGCATCATCCAAAAATATCCGCACAGAAGCAAAAGAAGATGGTACCATTGAGATCTTAATGGCCGATAAGCCGAAATTTACTGATCTTGAAACCGATACACTGAAAGTCAAGGGTGATGCCGAGATTGGAGGAAACCAAACTATCGGCGGAAACCAAACCGTTAAAGGTGATCAAACGGTTGAAGGCGATCACACGGTTGAGGGTGACTCTTATGTGCAAGGTAACCAAACCGTTGATGGTGACTCTGATATTTTAGGTAACCAACGTATTGGTGGCGACCAAATGATCAAAGGTAACAGCTATATCGAAGGTAACCAAGAAATCGACGGCGATCAAAAAGTGAAAGGTGACCAAACCGTTGAAGGTGACCAAAACATTAAAGGTAATCAACATGTTGAGGGCAACCAAGAAGTGGACGGCAATTCACATATCAAAGGTGACCAAGCGGTTGATGGTAACTTAAATGTGAAAGGCAATGCCGATATTCAAGGTAGCCAACATGTGGGTGGCGATCAACAAGTCGATGGCAATTCACATATCAAAGGTGACCAAGCGGTTGATGGTAACTTAAATGTGAAAGGCAATGCCGATATTCAAGGTAGCCAACATGTGGGTGGCGATCAACAAGTCGATGGCAATTCACATATCAAGGGTAGCCAAGCGGTTGATGGTAACTTAAATGTGAAAGGCAATGCCGATATTCAAGGTAGCCAACGCGTTGGTGGTGATCAACAAGTCGATGGCGACCAAACCGTTAAAGGCGATCAAACGGTTGAAGGTGACTCTTATGTTCAAGGTAACCAAACCGTTGATGGTAACTCTGACATCTTAGGTAACCAACGTATTGGCGGCGACCAAACCGTTGATGGTAATAGCTATATTAAAGGCGACCAAGAAATTGATGGTGACCAAACCGTGGCAGGTGATGTCTTGGTACAAGGCGATCACACGGTTGAAGGTGACTCCTATGTTCAAGGTAATCAAACCGTTGATGGTGACTCTGACATCTTAAGTAACCAACGCATTGGTGGCGACCAAACCGTTGATGGTGACTCTGACATCTTAGGTAACCAACGCATTGGTGGCGACCAAACCGTTGATGGTAATAGCTATATTAAAGGCGACCAAGAAGTGGACGGCAATTCACATATCAAAGGTGACCAAGCGGTTGATGGTAACTTAAATGTAAAAGGCAATGCCGATATTCAAGGTAGCCAACATGTGGGTGGCGATCAACAAGTGGATGGCGACCAAAACATTAAAGGTAATCAACATGTTGAGGGCAACCAAGAAGTGGATGGCAATTCACATATCAAGGGTAGCCAAGCCGTTGATGGTAACTTAAATGTGAAAGGCAATGCGGATATTCAAGGCAGCCAACGCGTTGGTGGTGATCAACAAGTCGATGGCGACCAAACCGTTAAAGGCAACCAAGAAGTGGACGGCAATTCACATATCAAAGGTGACCAAGCAGTTGATGGTAACTTAAATGTGAAAGGCAATGCCGATATTCAAGGTAGCCAACGCGTTGGTGGCGATCAACAAGTCGATGGCGACCAAACCGTTAAAGGCGATCAAACGGTTGAAGGTGATGTCTTGGTACAAGGCGATCAAACGGTTGAAGGTGACTCTTATGTTCAAGGTAACCAAACCGTTGATGGTGAATCTGATATCTTAGGTAACCAACGCATTGGTGGCGACCAAACCGTTGATGGTAATAGCTATATTAAAGGCGACCAAGAAATTGATGGCAACCAAACCGTCAAAAAAGACTTAACCGTTGAAGGCAATACGACCTTGGGGGGTGAAGGTAAATCCTTTACTGTTAAAAACGGTACCACCATTAATATGGGCGGAAATAAAGTATCCGGTGTGGCGGATGGCGATATTTCTCCGACAAGTCAAGACGCGGTTAACGGTAGTCAGGTGTATATCTTGACTAAAGGTGAAAAAGTGGTTGATGGTCCGAACGGTCTTGGAGTGGAAGTTGATGGTAAAGCGTATAACTTAACGACCTACGATAAAAATGGTAAGGCGGATCACTCGAACTCCGTGATCACCGCAATCCACAAAATGAACAATGACGGTATCAAATATTTCCATGCAAATGGTAATGATGCCGTTGCAGGCGAACGTGATCCAAATAGTGAAGATTCACGGGCGACCGGAGCGCGTGCTGTGGGAGTGGGTTATCAATCCGATGCGACAGGCACAGATTCTGTTGCTATCGGTTCTCGCAACGTCGCTGCCGGCGATAACAGTGGTGCCATCGGTACAACCAATGAAGTTAAGGGCAATAATAGCTATGCGGTTGGACAAGATAATAAGGTCGATACTGATAATACTTATGTCTTAGGTGGCGCGGTGCGTGATACCCTTGCTAATTCGGTATTCCTTGGCGACCAAACCGGTTATATCGCGCCTTCTGAGCGTAGCTACGGTAATACCGCGGGAACCACAGGACAAGTTATCGGCGGACGCCATTATGCTTATGCCGGTGGCGGTGTTAAAGAAGTCGCGGGCGTGGTCAGCGTCGGCAACGGTACACAAACCCGTCGTATCCAAGGGGTTGCACCGGGTCTTATCGGTCCACAAAGTACGGATGCGATCAATGGTAGCCAGTTATACAGCACAATCAGTGGCTTTAACAACAGCCTTGCTGATGTCAACCGTCGTATGAATGACTTAGATCATGATTTACGTAGCGGTATCGCAGGTGCGGTAGCGATGGCAACCTTGGTACAAGCCTATAACCCGGGGGATTCGTTATTAGCCGTTGGTGGCGGTACCTATCGTGGCGCATCGGCGCTTGCGTTAGGTTATTCCAAAGTATCTGATAACGGTAAGATCATCTTTAAAGTGAGCGGTAGTGTGAACAATGCCGGTCATTATATGGGTGGTGCAAGTATTGGATATAAATTTTAA